The following proteins are co-located in the Canis lupus dingo isolate Sandy chromosome 31, ASM325472v2, whole genome shotgun sequence genome:
- the CLDN17 gene encoding claudin-17, giving the protein MAFYPLQIAGLVLGFFGLVGTLATTLLPQWRVSAFVGSNIIVFERLWEGLWMNCVRQAKIRLQCKFYSSLLALPPALEAARALMCVAVALSFIALLIGICGMKQIQCTGSNERAKAYLLGTSGVLFILTGIFVLIPVCWTANIIIRDFYNPAIHVGQKRELGAALFLGWASTAVLFIGGGLLCGFCCCNRKKQRHRYPAPGYCVPHTENRRNVTVLNKTSTSYV; this is encoded by the coding sequence ATGGCATTTTATCCCCTACAGATTGCTGGTCTGGTTCTTGGGTTCTTTGGCCTGGTTGGGACTCTTGCCACAACCCTTCTGCCTCAGTGGAGGGTATCAGCTTTTGTTGGCAGCAACATTATTGTTTTTGAAAGGCTCTGGGAAGGGCTCTGGATGAACTGCGTTCGACAAGCCAAGATCCGGTTGCAGTGCAAGTTCTATAGCTCTTTGTTAGCTCTCCCACCTGCCCTAGAAGCAGCCCGAGCCCTTATGTGTGTGGCGGTTGCTCTCTCCTTCATCGCTTTGCTCATTGGCATCTGTGGCATGAAGCAGATCCAGTGCACGGGCTCTAATGAGAGGGCCAAAGCGTACCTTCTGGGAACTTCTGGGGTCCTCTTCATCCTAACCGGCATTTTCGTTCTGATTCCTGTGTGCTGGACAGCCAATATCATCATCAGGGATTTCTACAACCCAGCCATCCACGTGGGTCAGAAACGAGAGCTGGGAGCAGCCCTTTTCCTGGGCTGGGCGAGCACTGCTGTCCTCTTCATTGGAGGGGGTCTGCTCTGTGGGTTCTGCTGTTGcaacagaaagaagcaaagacacagataTCCAGCCCCTGGATATTGTGTGCCACACACAGAGAACCGGAGGAATGTGACAGTGCTTAATAAGACTTCCACCAGTTATGTCTAA